The following are encoded together in the Nocardioides thalensis genome:
- the dnaN gene encoding DNA polymerase III subunit beta has product MKFRVDRDVLADAVAWAARSLPVRPSAPVLAGLLIEAGDDGLVLSTFDYETSARATLTAEVSDEGTALVSGRLLADICRALPGKPVDVSLEGARVSITCGSSRFSLQTMPVADYPTIPEMPAATGTVPSETFAHAVGQAVTAAGRDDMLPVLTGVRIEIEGDTITLLATDRFRLSMRELGWTPGTPDASLAALVPAKVLGDTAKSLTAGPEITIALSASGSGDGLIGFEGSGPGGVRRTTTRLLDGEFPKVRALFPSERLTVATIDKAALIDSVKRVALVAERNTAVQLAFKDGALTLEAGSGDEAQAAESVPATIDGEDLVTGFNPQFLLDGLTAIDEAVVELAFTQASKPVVISGTTEDSSEAGFKYLLMPRRLLS; this is encoded by the coding sequence GTGAAGTTCCGAGTCGACCGCGACGTCCTCGCTGACGCTGTCGCCTGGGCGGCGCGCAGCCTGCCCGTCCGTCCCAGCGCACCGGTGCTCGCCGGCCTGCTCATCGAGGCGGGCGACGACGGCCTCGTGCTGTCGACCTTCGACTACGAGACCTCGGCCCGCGCCACCCTCACCGCCGAGGTGAGCGACGAGGGCACCGCCCTCGTCAGCGGCCGGCTCCTCGCCGACATCTGCCGCGCGCTGCCGGGCAAGCCGGTCGACGTGTCGCTCGAGGGCGCCCGGGTCTCCATCACCTGCGGCTCCTCGCGGTTCTCGCTCCAGACGATGCCGGTCGCCGACTACCCGACGATCCCGGAGATGCCCGCCGCCACCGGCACGGTGCCGAGCGAGACGTTCGCGCACGCGGTCGGCCAGGCGGTCACCGCCGCCGGCCGCGACGACATGCTCCCGGTGCTCACGGGGGTGCGCATCGAGATCGAGGGCGACACCATCACGCTCCTCGCCACCGACCGCTTCCGGCTGTCGATGCGCGAGCTCGGCTGGACGCCCGGCACCCCGGACGCCTCGCTCGCCGCGCTGGTCCCGGCCAAGGTGCTCGGCGACACCGCGAAGTCCCTCACCGCCGGCCCGGAGATCACCATCGCGCTGTCCGCGTCGGGCAGTGGCGACGGGCTCATCGGCTTCGAGGGCAGCGGCCCCGGCGGGGTCCGCCGTACGACGACCCGCCTGCTCGACGGAGAGTTCCCCAAGGTGCGGGCGCTCTTCCCCAGCGAGCGGCTCACCGTCGCGACGATCGACAAGGCCGCGCTCATCGACTCGGTCAAGCGCGTCGCGCTCGTCGCCGAGCGCAACACCGCGGTGCAGCTGGCGTTCAAGGACGGCGCCCTGACGCTCGAGGCCGGCTCCGGCGACGAGGCCCAGGCGGCCGAGTCGGTGCCCGCGACCATCGACGGCGAGGACCTCGTCACCGGCTTCAATCCGCAGTTCCTCCTCGACGGCCTCACCGCGATCGACGAGGCGGTCGTCGAGCTCGCGTTCACGCAGGCGTCCAAGCCGGTCGTCATCAGCGGCACCACCGAGGACAGCTCCGAGGCGGGATTCAAGTACCTGTTGATGCCCCGGCGCTTGTTGAGCTAG
- the yidD gene encoding membrane protein insertion efficiency factor YidD, which yields MKWVLIGLVRVYQFTLSPLLGQVCRYYPSCSHYAVEALDRHGAIKGSWLTVRRLGRCHPWAPGGVDHVPPRVPPLRTASAGAATKPAATNPDLGV from the coding sequence GTGAAGTGGGTCCTGATCGGACTGGTGCGGGTCTACCAGTTCACGCTCAGCCCGCTGCTGGGCCAGGTCTGCCGCTACTACCCCTCCTGCTCGCACTACGCGGTCGAGGCGCTCGACCGGCACGGCGCGATCAAGGGGAGCTGGCTGACCGTACGGCGCCTCGGTCGTTGCCACCCGTGGGCCCCTGGCGGGGTCGACCATGTTCCACCTCGAGTTCCACCGCTCCGCACGGCCTCCGCCGGCGCAGCCACCAAGCCTGCAGCAACCAACCCTGACCTAGGAGTCTGA
- a CDS encoding R3H domain-containing nucleic acid-binding protein yields the protein MNAELDTTEAETTETTDSAADQDGGTSLVERLEQEGDIAADYLEELLDIADLDGDLDMDVEADRAAVSIVGADLSQLVGPDGKVLEALQELTRLAVYRETGERSRLMLDISGFRADKRSRLTKLGEETAAEVKASGKPVSLDPMSPFERKIVHDAVAAAGLTSESEGVEPRRYVVVLPPAAD from the coding sequence GTGAACGCCGAGCTCGACACCACCGAGGCCGAGACGACCGAGACCACCGACTCCGCTGCCGACCAGGACGGCGGAACGTCGCTCGTGGAGCGTCTCGAGCAGGAGGGCGACATCGCCGCCGACTACCTCGAGGAGCTGCTCGACATCGCGGACCTGGACGGCGACCTGGACATGGACGTCGAGGCCGACCGCGCCGCGGTCTCGATCGTGGGCGCCGACCTCAGCCAGCTCGTCGGCCCCGACGGCAAGGTGCTCGAGGCCCTCCAGGAGCTCACCCGTCTGGCGGTCTACCGGGAAACCGGCGAGCGCTCGCGGCTCATGCTCGACATCTCCGGGTTCCGCGCCGACAAGCGCTCCCGCCTGACGAAGCTGGGCGAGGAGACGGCCGCCGAGGTGAAGGCGTCCGGCAAGCCGGTGTCCCTCGACCCGATGTCCCCGTTCGAGCGCAAGATCGTGCACGACGCCGTCGCCGCCGCCGGTCTGACCTCGGAGTCCGAGGGCGTCGAGCCGCGTCGCTACGTGGTCGTCCTGCCGCCCGCGGCCGACTGA
- a CDS encoding ParB/RepB/Spo0J family partition protein has product MSSTPSRRGLGRGLGSLIPTAPPVNSDAHDPDFAARGPASASADQGSTETENGPQIENPDLAPVDGAHFAELPVGQIRPNAVNPRTVFDEEAMAELVHSIKEIGLLQPVVVRKVGPEAYELVMGERRWRATQAAGLETIPAIVRETDDTDMLRDALLENLHRSDLNPLEEASAYNQLLEDFGCTHDELAQRIGRSRPQISNTIRLLKLGPAVQRRVAAGVLSAGHARALLALDDQDAQDRLAQRVVAEGISVRGLEEIISVGDLSKNKRTKRPKLTAPGLAELSDRLADRLETRVKVDLGQRKGKITIEFANTGDLQRLVEIIDPRNRSDRPI; this is encoded by the coding sequence GTGAGCAGCACCCCGTCGCGCAGGGGCCTGGGGCGAGGGCTCGGATCGCTCATCCCCACCGCTCCCCCTGTCAACTCCGACGCCCACGATCCGGACTTTGCCGCGAGGGGGCCTGCCAGCGCCTCGGCGGACCAGGGGTCCACCGAAACCGAGAACGGCCCGCAGATCGAAAATCCCGATCTGGCGCCCGTCGACGGCGCTCATTTCGCCGAACTGCCGGTCGGCCAGATCCGGCCGAACGCGGTCAACCCGCGCACGGTGTTCGACGAGGAGGCGATGGCCGAGCTGGTCCACTCCATCAAGGAGATCGGCCTCCTCCAGCCGGTCGTCGTGCGCAAGGTCGGGCCGGAGGCCTATGAGCTGGTCATGGGCGAGCGCCGCTGGCGCGCGACCCAGGCAGCCGGGCTCGAGACGATCCCGGCGATCGTCCGCGAGACCGACGACACCGACATGCTGCGCGACGCGCTGCTGGAGAACCTGCACCGCTCGGACCTCAACCCGCTCGAGGAGGCCTCGGCCTACAACCAGCTGCTCGAGGACTTCGGCTGCACCCACGACGAGCTCGCCCAGCGGATCGGGCGATCGCGGCCGCAGATCAGCAACACGATCCGGCTGCTGAAGCTGGGTCCCGCGGTGCAGCGGCGGGTGGCCGCCGGCGTGCTGTCGGCCGGCCACGCGCGGGCGCTGCTCGCGCTCGACGACCAGGACGCCCAGGACCGTCTCGCCCAGCGGGTCGTCGCCGAGGGCATCAGCGTGCGCGGCCTCGAGGAGATCATCTCCGTCGGGGACCTCAGCAAGAACAAGCGCACCAAGCGTCCCAAGCTGACCGCGCCGGGGCTGGCGGAGCTGTCCGACCGGCTCGCGGATCGGCTGGAGACGCGGGTCAAGGTCGACCTGGGTCAGCGCAAGGGGAAGATCACGATCGAGTTCGCCAACACGGGGGACCTGCAGCGGCTCGTGGAGATCATCGATCCTCGGAATCGGTCGGATCGGCCTATCTGA
- a CDS encoding aminotransferase class I/II-fold pyridoxal phosphate-dependent enzyme has translation MRKIRQSQKLRNVRYDVRGPILVEAQRLEAEGHRILKLNIGNPAPFGFEAPEAILADVTHHLPESQGYSDSQGIYSARTAVAQYYQSRGLRETEVEDVFIGNGVSELISMVLQAFLDDGNEILVPAPDYPLWTGAVTLSGGTPVHYRCDEENGWMPDLDDIESKITENTHGLVIINPNNPTGAVYSKEMVAALVDIARRHQLVVFADEIYEKILFDDAVHHHAAEAAGSDVLCLTFSGLSKAYRVCGYRAGWVMISGPKEIAEEFLEGLTLIANMRMCANVPAQHAIQTALGGYQSINELIVPGGRFYEQSMLADRLLNEIPGVTSVRPRGALYCFPRLDPAVYPIENDEQFVIELLRAKKILVTHGTGFNWPEPDHFRLVTLPDVDVLEEAIGRIADFLATRR, from the coding sequence GTGCGCAAGATCCGCCAGAGCCAGAAGCTGCGAAACGTCCGCTACGACGTCCGAGGCCCCATCCTCGTCGAGGCACAGCGCCTCGAGGCAGAAGGCCACCGCATCCTCAAGCTCAACATCGGCAACCCCGCACCGTTCGGCTTCGAGGCCCCCGAGGCGATCCTCGCCGACGTCACCCACCACCTGCCCGAGTCCCAGGGCTACAGCGACTCCCAGGGCATCTACTCCGCGCGCACCGCGGTCGCGCAGTACTACCAGTCCCGCGGCCTCCGCGAGACCGAGGTCGAGGACGTCTTCATCGGCAACGGCGTCTCCGAGCTGATCTCCATGGTGCTCCAGGCTTTCCTCGACGACGGCAACGAGATCCTGGTCCCCGCGCCCGACTATCCGCTGTGGACCGGCGCGGTCACGCTGTCCGGCGGCACTCCGGTCCATTACCGGTGCGACGAGGAGAACGGCTGGATGCCGGACCTCGACGACATCGAGTCGAAGATCACCGAGAACACGCACGGCCTGGTGATCATCAACCCCAACAACCCCACCGGCGCCGTCTACAGCAAGGAGATGGTGGCCGCGCTCGTCGACATCGCGCGCCGCCACCAGCTGGTCGTCTTCGCCGACGAGATCTACGAGAAGATCCTGTTCGACGACGCGGTGCACCATCACGCCGCCGAGGCCGCCGGCAGCGACGTGCTGTGCCTGACCTTCAGCGGGCTCTCGAAGGCCTACCGCGTGTGCGGGTATCGCGCCGGCTGGGTGATGATCTCCGGCCCCAAGGAGATCGCGGAGGAGTTCCTCGAGGGCCTCACCCTGATCGCCAACATGCGGATGTGCGCCAACGTGCCCGCCCAGCACGCGATCCAGACCGCCCTCGGCGGCTACCAGTCCATCAACGAGCTGATCGTCCCCGGCGGCCGCTTCTACGAGCAGTCGATGCTGGCCGACCGCCTGCTCAACGAGATCCCCGGCGTCACCTCGGTGCGCCCGCGTGGCGCGCTCTACTGCTTCCCCCGCCTCGACCCTGCGGTCTACCCGATCGAGAACGACGAGCAGTTCGTGATCGAGCTGCTGCGGGCGAAGAAGATCCTGGTCACCCACGGCACCGGCTTCAACTGGCCCGAGCCCGACCACTTCCGCCTCGTCACGCTGCCCGACGTCGACGTACTCGAAGAGGCCATCGGCCGGATCGCTGACTTCTTGGCCACGCGACGCTAG
- the rpmH gene encoding 50S ribosomal protein L34 gives MSKRTYQPNNRRRHKTHGFRLRMRTRAGRAILSSRRRKGRKSLAV, from the coding sequence GTGAGCAAGCGGACGTACCAGCCGAACAACCGTCGTCGTCACAAGACGCACGGCTTCCGACTGCGGATGCGCACCCGCGCCGGTCGCGCGATCCTGTCCAGCCGCCGCCGGAAGGGCCGCAAGAGCCTCGCCGTCTGA
- the rnpA gene encoding ribonuclease P protein component, giving the protein MLPAAHRLRESADFQRVTRQGRRAGSRTLVAHLAPGESGVAVGLVVSKQVGGAVVRNRVKRRLRHAASARLDQLPAGSRLVVRALPASAAASYEELGTDLDRCLQQVTQQRAPR; this is encoded by the coding sequence GTGTTGCCTGCCGCCCACCGGCTGAGGGAATCGGCCGACTTCCAGCGCGTCACCCGCCAGGGTCGGCGCGCTGGTTCGCGCACCCTGGTGGCGCATCTCGCGCCCGGGGAGTCCGGCGTGGCGGTGGGCCTGGTGGTCAGCAAGCAGGTGGGCGGCGCGGTCGTCCGCAACCGCGTGAAGCGCCGGCTCCGTCATGCCGCGAGCGCGCGCCTCGACCAGCTGCCCGCGGGTTCGCGACTCGTCGTGCGGGCGCTCCCGGCGTCGGCCGCGGCGTCGTACGAGGAACTGGGCACCGACCTCGACCGTTGCCTCCAACAGGTGACGCAGCAGCGAGCGCCCCGGTGA
- the dnaA gene encoding chromosomal replication initiator protein DnaA — MPVDGTSDEGRMQAGNEGQSPATTAATTESGDATARLETAWRAVIDELQAHQRAWLQASKPVTMHGTTAIVAVPDDFTRKRLEGRLRGQLEDALTEQFGNEVQLAVTVDASLHSDAPAEPVSFDDTTLPGLSAEGDLSTNQQVDSSTYPSGAPTPPSYDAADPSRPGTANEARLNPKYTFETFVIGSSNRFPHAAAVAVAEAPGKSYNPLLVYGDSGLGKTHLLHAIGHYVRSLYTGAKVRYVSSEEFTNEFINSIRDDRQDRFKRRYREVDVLLIDDIQFLEGKTQTQEEFFHTFNYLHNANKQIVLTSDRPPKRLEALEDRLRNRFEWGLITDVQVPDLETRIAILRKKAAMDRLTAPPDVLEFIASKIQTNIRELEGALIRVTAFANLNRQEVDLTLAEIVLKDLIPDGGEPEITASLIIAQTANYFGLSIDELTGPSRGRHLVMARQIAMYLCRELTGLSLPKIGAQFGNRDHTTVMYAERKINQLLGERRAVFNQVSELTNRVKMQARQG, encoded by the coding sequence ATGCCCGTGGACGGGACGTCGGACGAGGGCCGCATGCAGGCCGGCAACGAGGGGCAGTCGCCCGCCACCACGGCGGCGACCACCGAGTCCGGTGACGCGACGGCCCGCCTCGAGACCGCTTGGCGCGCGGTCATCGACGAGCTCCAGGCCCACCAGCGCGCCTGGCTCCAGGCGAGCAAGCCGGTCACCATGCACGGCACCACCGCGATCGTCGCGGTCCCCGACGACTTCACGCGCAAGCGGCTCGAGGGCCGCCTTCGCGGCCAGCTCGAGGACGCCCTCACCGAGCAGTTCGGCAACGAGGTGCAGCTCGCGGTCACCGTCGACGCCAGCCTGCACAGCGATGCGCCGGCCGAGCCGGTCTCGTTCGACGACACGACTCTCCCGGGCCTGTCGGCCGAAGGCGACTTGTCGACAAATCAACAGGTCGACTCGTCGACTTATCCATCCGGCGCCCCCACGCCCCCGTCGTACGACGCCGCGGATCCGAGCCGGCCCGGCACCGCCAACGAGGCGCGGCTCAACCCGAAGTACACCTTCGAGACGTTCGTCATCGGCTCGTCGAACCGGTTCCCGCACGCGGCCGCCGTCGCGGTCGCCGAGGCGCCCGGGAAGTCCTACAACCCGCTGCTCGTCTACGGCGACTCCGGGCTGGGCAAGACCCACCTTCTCCACGCGATCGGCCACTACGTGCGCAGCCTCTACACCGGGGCGAAGGTGCGCTACGTGAGCTCGGAGGAGTTCACCAACGAGTTCATCAACTCCATCCGCGACGACCGGCAGGACCGTTTCAAGCGTCGTTACCGCGAGGTCGACGTCCTGCTCATCGACGACATCCAGTTCCTCGAGGGCAAGACCCAGACCCAGGAGGAGTTCTTCCACACGTTCAACTACCTCCACAACGCCAACAAGCAGATCGTCCTCACCTCCGACCGCCCGCCCAAGCGACTCGAGGCGCTCGAGGACCGGCTGCGCAACCGGTTCGAGTGGGGCCTGATCACCGACGTCCAGGTCCCCGACCTCGAGACCCGGATCGCGATCCTCCGCAAGAAGGCCGCGATGGACCGGCTCACCGCGCCGCCGGACGTGCTCGAGTTCATCGCCTCGAAGATCCAGACCAACATCCGCGAGCTCGAGGGCGCGCTGATCCGGGTGACGGCGTTCGCCAACCTCAACCGGCAGGAGGTCGACCTGACCCTCGCCGAGATCGTGCTCAAGGACCTCATCCCCGACGGGGGCGAGCCCGAGATCACTGCGTCGCTGATCATCGCCCAGACGGCGAACTACTTCGGCCTCTCCATCGACGAGCTCACCGGCCCGAGCCGCGGGCGCCACCTGGTGATGGCCCGCCAGATCGCGATGTACCTCTGCCGCGAGCTCACTGGCCTGTCGCTGCCGAAGATCGGAGCCCAGTTCGGCAACCGCGACCACACGACCGTCATGTACGCCGAGCGGAAGATCAACCAGCTGCTCGGCGAGCGGCGCGCCGTGTTCAACCAGGTCAGCGAGCTCACCAACCGGGTCAAGATGCAGGCCCGCCAGGGCTGA
- a CDS encoding ParA family protein, which yields MSAEAAVSRETTESVSRETPGFAVRTAADLAEYGAPLEDDQTPLARAAHHSVLVRSGISHPAVARPTETRVFVVANQKGGVGKTTSTVNLAAALSQLGQRVLVIDLDPQGNASTALNIDHHRGTASTYDVLVDGAPLSEVVQYCPDAQNLAVVPATIDLAGAEIELVSVVAREGRLKKALQAHPQIGTAAEAGDERFDYVFIDCPPSLGLLTLNALVAGDEMMIPIQAEYYALEGLGQLLSTVDMVRAHLNPSLAVSTILLTMYDARTRLAAGVAAEVREHFGDQVLKSAIPRSVRVSEAPSYSQTVMTYDPGSPGALSYLEAAREIATRGSVE from the coding sequence GTGAGTGCCGAGGCCGCGGTTTCACGTGAAACCACCGAGTCCGTTTCACGTGAAACGCCCGGGTTCGCAGTTCGCACGGCGGCCGATCTCGCCGAGTACGGCGCCCCGCTCGAGGACGACCAGACGCCGCTGGCGCGGGCCGCACACCACTCCGTGCTCGTCCGCTCCGGGATCTCCCACCCCGCCGTCGCCCGACCGACCGAGACGCGGGTGTTCGTCGTCGCGAACCAGAAGGGCGGCGTCGGCAAGACGACGTCGACGGTGAACCTCGCGGCCGCCCTGTCCCAGCTCGGGCAGCGGGTCCTGGTGATCGACCTCGACCCGCAGGGCAACGCGTCGACCGCACTCAACATCGACCACCACCGCGGCACCGCGTCCACCTACGACGTGCTCGTCGACGGTGCCCCGCTCTCCGAGGTCGTCCAGTACTGCCCCGACGCGCAGAACCTCGCGGTGGTGCCGGCGACGATCGACCTCGCCGGCGCCGAGATCGAGCTGGTGAGCGTCGTCGCGCGCGAGGGCCGGCTCAAGAAGGCCCTCCAGGCGCACCCGCAGATCGGCACCGCGGCCGAGGCCGGGGACGAGCGGTTCGACTACGTCTTCATCGACTGCCCCCCGTCGCTGGGCCTGCTCACGCTCAACGCCCTCGTCGCCGGCGACGAGATGATGATCCCGATCCAGGCGGAGTACTACGCGCTCGAGGGCCTCGGCCAGCTGCTGTCGACGGTCGACATGGTCCGCGCGCACCTGAACCCGTCGCTCGCCGTCTCGACCATCCTGCTGACGATGTACGACGCCCGCACCCGTCTCGCTGCGGGCGTCGCCGCCGAGGTGCGCGAGCACTTCGGAGACCAGGTGCTGAAGTCCGCGATCCCCCGCTCGGTCCGGGTCTCTGAGGCGCCGTCGTACAGCCAGACCGTCATGACCTACGATCCCGGTTCGCCGGGCGCGCTGAGCTATCTGGAGGCCGCGCGCGAGATCGCAACCCGAGGGAGCGTGGAGTGA
- a CDS encoding lysophospholipid acyltransferase family protein, whose product MLDITYPPVIVAAKVLFKLMRQRVVVTGSEHIPKKGAALLAINHTGYVDFIYGGAGAEPQGRLVRFMIKKEMMDKAGVGHLLRSFHHIRVDRANPDQALVDAKSYLESGEIVGIYPEATISRSFEIKELKTGAARLAAETGVPLIPVIVWGAHRLMTKDHPKDFSRSPKTIIVKVGEPLYPTGEDPVAETAELRSVMQRMLDEVLDDYPEDEKAPGTWWTPARLGGSAPTPQKAAEMDAAELAERARKKAEREAQSPTD is encoded by the coding sequence ATGCTGGACATCACCTACCCGCCCGTCATCGTCGCCGCCAAGGTGCTGTTCAAGCTGATGCGCCAGCGGGTGGTCGTCACCGGCTCCGAGCACATCCCCAAGAAGGGCGCCGCTCTCCTCGCGATCAACCACACCGGCTACGTCGACTTCATCTACGGCGGCGCCGGCGCCGAGCCGCAGGGCCGCCTGGTCCGGTTCATGATCAAGAAGGAGATGATGGACAAGGCCGGCGTGGGCCACCTGCTCCGCTCCTTCCACCACATCCGCGTCGACCGCGCCAACCCCGACCAGGCCCTGGTCGACGCCAAGTCCTACCTCGAGTCCGGCGAGATCGTCGGCATCTACCCCGAGGCCACGATCTCGCGCTCCTTCGAGATCAAGGAGCTCAAGACCGGCGCCGCCCGCCTCGCCGCCGAGACCGGCGTCCCCCTCATCCCGGTGATCGTCTGGGGAGCCCACCGGCTGATGACCAAGGACCACCCCAAGGACTTCTCCCGCAGCCCCAAGACGATCATCGTCAAGGTCGGCGAGCCCCTCTACCCGACGGGCGAGGATCCGGTCGCCGAGACCGCAGAGCTCCGCTCCGTCATGCAGCGCATGCTCGACGAGGTCCTCGACGACTACCCCGAGGACGAGAAGGCCCCCGGCACCTGGTGGACCCCCGCCCGCCTCGGCGGCTCCGCCCCCACCCCGCAGAAGGCCGCCGAGATGGACGCCGCCGAGCTCGCCGAGCGCGCCCGCAAGAAGGCCGAGCGCGAGGCGCAGTCACCTACCGATTAG
- the rsmG gene encoding 16S rRNA (guanine(527)-N(7))-methyltransferase RsmG, whose translation MKPGPDDSAPPPGPGAPPRVAERLFPGDRLEVASAYAGLLATDGVVRGLIGPREAPRLWGRHLVNCALMSAALPDGARVADIGSGAGLPGLVLAIARPDISMTLAEPLLRRTTFLQEAVEELGLENVTVRRDRADALHGVETFDVVTARAVAPLERLLGWCMPLVSPTGELVAMKGTSVEEEVAGAATVLSRLGCGEPVIEVYGEQLAEEDASVEPIRVVRVGWRDRVRGPAAARVELPTSGAAGRRPGTGSHNRRRGTDRSRQQSRRRGDKA comes from the coding sequence GTGAAACCAGGACCCGACGACTCCGCTCCCCCGCCCGGCCCCGGCGCCCCGCCGCGGGTGGCGGAGCGCCTCTTCCCCGGTGATCGTCTCGAGGTCGCTTCGGCGTACGCCGGACTTCTGGCAACCGATGGCGTCGTCCGTGGGCTGATCGGGCCGCGGGAGGCGCCCCGCCTGTGGGGCCGGCATCTCGTCAACTGCGCCCTCATGTCCGCTGCGCTGCCCGACGGGGCCAGGGTCGCCGACATCGGATCCGGCGCCGGACTGCCGGGGCTGGTGCTGGCGATCGCCCGGCCCGACATCTCGATGACGCTGGCGGAGCCGCTGCTGCGGCGGACGACCTTCTTGCAGGAGGCGGTCGAAGAGCTCGGGCTCGAGAACGTGACGGTCCGTCGCGACCGTGCCGACGCCCTGCACGGGGTCGAGACGTTCGACGTCGTGACGGCGCGGGCGGTGGCTCCGCTCGAGCGGCTCCTGGGCTGGTGCATGCCCCTGGTCTCCCCCACCGGTGAGCTGGTGGCGATGAAGGGCACCTCGGTCGAGGAGGAGGTGGCGGGCGCGGCGACCGTGCTCTCCCGGCTCGGCTGTGGAGAGCCGGTGATCGAGGTGTACGGCGAGCAGCTGGCGGAGGAAGATGCCTCCGTCGAGCCGATCCGGGTGGTCCGCGTGGGCTGGCGGGATCGGGTCCGAGGACCGGCCGCGGCGCGAGTAGAGTTGCCGACTTCGGGCGCCGCTGGACGGCGGCCCGGCACCGGTTCCCACAACCGGCGGCGCGGTACGGATCGCTCGCGACAGCAGTCGCGGAGGCGAGGAGACAAGGCATGA
- the yidC gene encoding membrane protein insertase YidC, with product MVPLYYIISAVLIGWHKLFDLIGLDPAGGAAWALSIVGLTLVIRAALIPLFVKQIKSSRNMQLIQPKVRELQKKYGHDRQRLAEETMKLYKEAGTNPFASCLPILLQMPIFFALFRLLDQAAKHQKEHGFLTKELATQFGNSELFGEIGLARSFWAASPMGEGADNVAVMIVAAILVLAMTATTFTTQRQLMAKNMPADALTGPYAQQQKMLLYILPVAFGLGGVAFPIGVLLYWTTSNLWTMGQQFYVIRNNPAPGTPAFKAKQDRDKAKAAKHPEKYAAYEAPAEGTEVTETDRRPATRQQPKRQSRSQRKSGPANQNNPGGKPKTDGGTP from the coding sequence ATGGTGCCGCTGTACTACATCATCTCGGCGGTGCTGATCGGCTGGCACAAGCTCTTCGACCTGATCGGTCTCGACCCCGCCGGGGGTGCCGCCTGGGCGCTGTCGATCGTCGGCCTCACGCTGGTCATCCGCGCTGCACTGATCCCGCTCTTCGTGAAGCAGATCAAGTCGAGCCGCAACATGCAGCTCATCCAGCCGAAGGTGCGCGAGCTGCAGAAGAAGTACGGCCACGACCGGCAGCGTCTCGCCGAGGAGACGATGAAGCTGTACAAGGAGGCCGGCACCAACCCGTTCGCCTCCTGCCTGCCGATCCTGCTCCAGATGCCGATCTTCTTCGCGCTGTTCCGGCTGCTCGACCAGGCGGCGAAGCACCAGAAGGAGCACGGCTTCCTGACCAAGGAGCTCGCGACGCAGTTCGGGAACTCCGAGCTGTTCGGTGAGATCGGCCTCGCCCGCTCGTTCTGGGCGGCGAGCCCGATGGGCGAAGGCGCCGACAACGTCGCCGTGATGATCGTGGCGGCGATCCTGGTGCTGGCGATGACCGCGACGACCTTCACCACGCAGCGCCAGCTGATGGCCAAGAACATGCCGGCCGACGCACTGACGGGCCCGTACGCGCAGCAGCAGAAGATGCTGCTCTACATCCTCCCGGTGGCGTTCGGCCTCGGTGGCGTAGCGTTCCCGATCGGTGTCCTCCTGTACTGGACGACGTCGAACCTGTGGACCATGGGCCAGCAGTTCTACGTGATCCGCAACAACCCGGCCCCCGGTACGCCTGCCTTCAAGGCGAAGCAGGACCGCGACAAGGCGAAGGCCGCCAAGCACCCCGAGAAGTACGCCGCGTACGAGGCGCCGGCCGAGGGCACCGAGGTCACCGAGACCGACCGGCGCCCCGCGACCCGCCAGCAGCCCAAGCGGCAGTCCCGCTCCCAGCGCAAGAGCGGCCCCGCGAACCAGAACAACCCGGGCGGCAAGCCCAAGACCGATGGAGGCACCCCGTGA